CATGCAGCTCACCCCGGAGCAGGACTGCCGTGAGGCTACGTTCGACGCGAAAGGGGCCGGATTGCAATTGAAGCCCCTGGACTGCGTGCAGATCGTTTACGGCGGCACCCCGCTGTTTTACGGCGAGCTGAGGGACGGGGGCAACGTGCGGGACGTGCATGGGCACCGGCATGTGCTGCGGAGTGCGGCCCTGGCCCTGAAGGAGGTGACACTCAGCCCGGGCTTTAAAACCCCTCAACAGCCCGCGCACCTGACGGTGCGGACCATCCTGCAGGACGTGATCGCCAGCGGTCAACTGGGCAGCCCCAGCGTGATCGGGTACGACGCGGCGCTCTGCCCCGACCTGGGCTTCGACTGCCGGGCTGTCGTGGATGCCGCGCAGCAGACGGCCTACGCCCTGCTGGAGCGGATCGCCCAGGACGGGGCAGGGTACGGCGTGAGCGTGCGCTTTGGCGTGCGCCCTGACCGGAAGTTCTTCTGCCTGCCTGCCCAGATCACCACCCGCGAAATCCAGGAAGCGGAGCTGGCGAGCGTGACCTGGAAGCCGCCTGTGACTGAGGAGCCGGTCACAGCGGTGCTGTGGCATGTGGCAAAGAGCAACGATGGGCGGTGGGTGACGCATCTCAGCGTCAGCCCTGAAGCGGCCCTCTACCGGCAACGGGTGAAATCCGTGGCGCTGAATGAGGGAGTTGATGTCTGGATCACCGCCAACGACGCTCATTACGCCGCCAGCACCGGCACAAGGGTGGACGTTTTCAAATACATTCCCGAATCCGACGAGATTGAGATCACACACGATCTAAACGCCACAGATTCTCTTCGAGACGGCGTGGGCTTTGAAGACCGCACCATCGCGGGGGCGAGGGTCTACCTCGCTGGCGGAGAGTACGCCAGCGAGGTGTCGCTCACTGTCACCGCAAACGCTCAGCGCCTCGTGTTCCACAACGAGCACGGCTTTGTGGGGGACGAACCCGTTGGAGAGACCGGGCGCAAATACCTGGGACGTCAAGATACCTGGGCAGGTCTGCAGGTTGATGGCAAAGACGTGACCACGGTGCTAAGCAGCAGCCCCCATGTATTTACCGGGGCTTTTGGCACGGCCAAGCTTACCCTCAATCTGGCTGCCAGGCCAGAGCCAGCAGATTACTGGACAGCCAACCTATGGTTGAGGGAGGTGCGGGCCGAGCGGGTGGACACTGCCTTACTCGACAAGATGGCCCACTACCACTACAAGACCCCCCACCCCGAACCCGCTGACCTGGAGCTGCGGACCTTCATCCCACCTGCCCAGCTGCCTAAGTACGTCACCCTGGGCACGTACCAGAGCATCGTGGACGGGTGGGAGTACCGTATGTCGGCCCAGCGCGGCATGACCCTGGCGTGCCTGACCGGTCAGGCGGAAGACCCGGCGGCGCTGGCCCAGGCCGAGCTGATTAAGGCGCGGGACGGGCAGGCGGTCATCACGGCGATTACCGCAGGAGGCACATGATGAGATTTCTGGAGCCTCAGAGCTTCGAACTGCTGCGGGAGGGCACTGTACTGGTGGCCCTCCCGCCAACATTGGGCTTCCGTGAGCCGCTGGGCCGCGCAGACCCTTTCGAGTGGGACCACGCTCCCGGCAGCGCCGTGTGGTTCCCGCTGGGTGACGGCATCCCGGCGGCGCGGCCCCAGCTCACCATCGGCGGGACCTGGATGTACGGCAGTGACGACGCCGCTATGGTGGCTGCCTCGGAAATTCACCGCGCCTGCCGCCGGGCCGACAGCGTGATGTTCCGGGGGCGGCAACTGGCCGACCTGCGGCCGGACCTGCCCGGCACCTGTCGGGCCAGCCACGGCACCCGCTACCGCGAAGTGACCTACACGCTGACTCTAAATCTGACCGAAGCCCTTGACCCTGAAACCATTGCGGAGGCGCAACTGTTATGAGCTATATCCGAGGCACACCGCTCCACATCAAGCCTGGAGCAAAACTGACGGTGCAGCTGACACGCCCGTACCAATCCGGCACGCAACTGTCCCAGGCCCGCTATGAGGCCACCTGGGACGGCAGCAAATGGGTAGACCTGTTTACCCAGGCCGAGCTGAACATCCCTATGCCACGCCAGGGCAAGGAGGGCCCGCAGGCCAGCGGTGACGTGCATATCTACATCACCCAGGACCCCAACAGCCGGGATACGCGCAACGTGGCGCGGCTGACCTATGACGCCTCCACCTGGGGAGAGACAGCGCCGGGAGAACTCAATCTCACCGTCAACCCGCGCCCGATTGCCTGGGTGGCGACGGCGGGCCTGCTAGAGCGCCTCAATAGTTTTGATGGTACGGCGCAGGCAGCCATCAGTGCCGCCGAGCTGGAGGCGCAGCGGGCGGAGCAGTTCGCGGCGGATGCAGAGCGGGCATCGTGGGATGCCGTAGCGCTTGCCGCCACTGGAGCTGGCCGAAAAAGCGCCGTTAGCCTGGCCGAAATGCCAATGGAGGCCAGTGTTTACAACATCATCAATGGCGCAGAAGCGGGCCAGACCTGGGAACGGCTGGCCGATGGGTCGCAGGTGCGGAGGCCCGAACTGGAGGCGGCGAGCAAAACGGCGCTGGATGAGGCCGTGACCGAGACGCGCAGCGAGATTGCTGCTGTGGACGCGGCGAAGGTGAGCGTGGACGTGTTCCAGCAGCAACGCACTGCTATTCCGCTCATCGGTCTGAGCAGCAGTGACCCCACCGGCGACTTCCAGCAGCGTGTGGCGGACGCGCAGGCCACGAAAAAACCCTTGGACGGCGCAGGGGGAGTGTATGAAATGGCCCTGAGCAGCGCGGTAGACATGACCGGGACCGTCATCCGCAACGCCAGCCTGCGCGTGGATGGCGCGGTCAGTGGCGGCTACCTGCGCCTGGACCTGCGCTCGCAGGTGCAAACGCTGACCGAAACGTTCCAGGGCACGCTGGGAGCCAGACAGATTACCCTGCCCGGCCACGCCTGCCGCCCTGGCGACCTGCTGTATATCTACGGCACCGAGCAGTATTCGGTGGGCCGCCCGGAGTACAAAACGGGCGAGGCCCGGCGTGTGCTGTACGTTGCAGATGCCAACAACGTGATCGTTGACCGGGGCCTGCAATTTGCGTATACGGCACAGTACCCCGGCAAAGTGGTGCGGCGCGGGCGAGAACTCCATACCGGCGGGTTTGACGGCACGCGCCTGGAGTACATCGGCGCAGGCAACCGCCGGGGGGTAGAACTGTACTACGGAGACGGACAACTCGCCAGCAACGCCGAGTTTGTCGGCTGGCGTGAGCGTGCGCTGATGATGACAGACACCCACGGCACGGTGAGCGCCACCCGTATCCATGATGGCTATTACGACGGCACCAACAACTCCTATGGGGCCAGCGTCGTGGCGCTGTCAGACGTAGATTTCGTGGCCTGTCACATGAGCGCAGGCCGCCACAACATCGCCGGGGGCGGCGGTTATCCGGGTATTTACCGCGTGACAGGCGGCAGCTACCGGGGTGGACACTTGGCAGGCGGGCCAGCGCTGGACGCTCACGGCAATATGTGGAGCCTCAGCATCAATGGCGCTGAGGTGTACGGCGGCATCAGCACCAATGCCATGCACTCCAAGATCACCAATAGCCACATCACGGCGGGCGCATCCGGCTGCCTGTATGCCCTGGACGAAGCCCCTGCCGGGGCCAGCATCAGGGCTGCCAACACATCGATGTTCCGCGCCGTGGGTCAGCCCGCCGCGCCGATGATTCGCCTTGTGCGGGCCTGGGCACAGGACAACACCACCAACAGCATTCCAGACGTGCGGTACGGCACGGTCAGCCTGGTCAACGTGGATTGCGAGTACCACGGCGGCAGCCAAAGTGAGGAGATCATCCTCGACCTCAACGCCAGCCTGAAAAAGCTTGAAATCCAGGGCAGCACCTGGCTGCGGGTAGGTAACCCAGGAGCGCAGAAATCCAGCATCTCGTACAACCGTATTGAGCACATTGATATTGATGGGTTGGTGCTGGGCGGTGAGCGCCTCGTCACTGCGCGAGCCACGAAGGTCAGCACGGCTACACACCCAATTCTGGAGGCGTCGCCCAAATCGGCTCGGTTCCGGGTGGTGCCGACAGGCGTGGGCGGCTACGCGGCGAGTGGCGCGCTGGATCTGGTGGCCGCGGCAGACCTGCCCTGGGGTGATCTGGAGGCAGACATCACCGCCAAAGATAACCCCAGTTTGCCGTTGCGGGTGCGCTACTTTGGCCGTCTGCGCCTGCGCCAGATCAGCAGCGGCAATGCCTATGGCGCTGAGGTCACGGCAGGGCAGTATCAGGTGGGGGCCTGGATTGGCGACGGCACAGAGCTGCACGTCAGCCCCGACACCATCATTGATGAGACGGTAGACCCCGCCCGGTTTGGTCTGGCGCTGAGCAACGTGGGCCGGGTCGTTGCCCCCAGCGCCCGCGTGCGTGGACGACTGGGCAGCATTTATGTGGCTGCCGGGACGCCTGTCTGGGAGCGCAGCAATCTGCGGGAGGCGACAGGCGCGGCAGATTGGCCTACGCTCACGGGCAGTCTGGACAGCACGGCCAGCGTGGCAGCCAGCGCCACCAGCACGTTTAGCATCCCTGTTCCGGGGGCGGCGGTGGGCGATATTCCGCAGATCAGCCCACCCGCCAACCTGAGCGCCGATGTGTCGTTTTTTACTCGCATCGCCGCTGCTGGCAACGTGCAGGTCGTTGTCCGCAACCACACGGCGGCAACGGTGAGCATCGCCGGGACGTGGCGGGCACGGGTGAGTCGAAGCTAGTTCAGAGTGAAGTTGCTTAGCCATACCCGGCGAGCAGACGTCACCTTAAACGCCGAGCCATTGTCCAGCGTGAGGTAGATCGGCCCGCGCTCTATCTCTAGGCTGACTTGCCTCGGTTCCTGGCCGACTTCGACGGTCTGGAGCAGCTCGGTGTCCTGCCAGATGCTGAGCAGGCTCGCGCCATCTTGCGCCTGCTCAGGGTCGGGTGAGGCCACCAGGCTCAGGGTTCCGGGGTCACAGGCCATGAACTGAATGCCACTGGTACGGATGAGCCGCCAGACGCCGGGCTGCACTTCCACAGGTGGATTACGTGATTCTGGAAGGGCAGACCATATCCCACATTGTTCAGGGGTATTGGAGGGCTGGACGGATTGCACGTTCTGTCCCCGCTCAACCTGTGCAGGAATGTCTCTGATCAACCACAGGGCAGCCCAGAGGCTGGCCGCCAGCAGGAGCGCAGCCATGACATAATTCCACCGACTCACGCTTCATTCTCCCCGGTGTGATGTAGGGCCAGAGCGAAGAAAAGCATAAACCACCGCATACTCTCCAGGCCACCGCTGAGCTGCAAGAAGACCAAAAAGTACAGGCCAAGGTATTTGAACACGGAGTTCCTTGCACTCAAAAGCAGGTAGGTCACGTAGCCCATGACCAGGAGGCCGAGCAAACCGTGCTCGTAGAAGAACTCAAGGAAAATGTTGTGTGGATAGCCCTCATCGCTACTGAGGATGTTGGCAGGCCACATTCCAGTGCCATGTCCAAACAGGCTAGAAAAGAATGTTTGAGGGGCGTCCAAAGTCAGTTGCCAGAAGTCCAGTCTCGCCAACGAGCTGCCATCCAGAGTGTCTTCTGAGAGGTAGGAGAGGCGCTGGAATAGGCGAAATTCCGTGTAATCCACATAGGTCAGAGCAATCGCACTTGCAGCAGCGATGAGTAATAGGGGACGGGCATCGCGATTAAACAGCGATTGGTATAACAGGACAGCGCCTACTCCAAGGAGCGGGGTACGTGAACCCGAATTGAGGAGCACGAAAATATTGAGGGCAGCGAGCGCGGCTCCCCACCAGGTCAGTTTGTCTGTGCGGTTCAGCCAGTACACCGCACAAAAGCCCGCAATGAGAGAGAGGTACTGGTACGTTTCTCCGATCAATATCCAGTCCCGTGATCCAAAGACAGACAGGTACTGAAGCAGCAGCAATCCATTGACGCCGACCATCGCCAGTAGCATCTCTTTTGAATTCACTCCGCGCAGAGCTGCCAATGTACCCATAACGACAGCCAGGCCGAACCAAGTGATCTTGTAATCTGCATAGGGCACATTGGTGGTTTGGAGATAGCCGCCCAGTATGAGCATCGTCAGCATGACCAGAAGACCCACATAGTCACGTCTCAGCCGCCTCATACCTCCGAACAACCTGTTTCCACTCGTAATGAGTGTCTGCAATGCGACTCCCCCAATGACGCTAGCACTGATGACTGCGGCACCTCCCAGGGCGAAACTTATTCCCTGCGCTGCGATATACAAGATGAGTGCCAATGCCTGTCCGAACACTCAAAGAGAATAGAGCAGCAGCGTTACAAAAATTCCATTAGGGCAAGTCTGGTGCCGCACGTACTTTAGCTCAGCTATGATGCAGACATGAGAAAAGCCCTTTCCATTGCAGCAGGTAGTCTGCTCTTAGCCCTTTCTACTGCCTGCGGCGCTCAAGCTCTCCCGGCATCTTCCCAGCCCACCTCACCAGCCGCGTTGGGCTTCGATATTTCTACCGCCGAGGTACGTGCGGAAGTGCAAAAAACACGTGATGAGCACTTCAAGGTCAACACAAAAGTGGAGTGGTCCTTCGTGCCGGGAGGCTATACCGCTCGTGGCAACTACCTGAACTACGCCATCAAATTCCGGGATAGGAAATACGACCATATCCGATATGACGAGAATGGCCTCCCAGAGCGTATCTATGGGGACGCTTACTACAAAACACCCGTTTTGATCGCACAGCATGGCCTGACGGGTCACGCCCGCCTGGTCACCAACACGCCAGCAGAGCAGGCACAGTACGCCAAAACTGATTACCGTGACATGGTGAATAGTGCCGACTGGCTGATCACCTCACAAAACGCGAAGGGCTGTTTTGAATATCACTCGCCCTTCCGCTACTACCTGTCCAAGACGGCATATGAGCCAGGTTGGATCAGTGGCATGGCACAGGGGCAAGGCATGAGCTTGCTGGCGCGGACGTTTGATGTCACCAAAGACGTCAAATACATCAATGCAGCCAAAAGGGCTATGGACTGCATGGTGCTATCTGTGGACCAGGGTGGCACTCGAGAAGACCTTGGCGCTGTGAAGCCAGAGTGGTCTAACAAAGTGATTTTTGAAGAGTATTTGGCGGACCCTCCCGGTTACACCCTCAATGGCTTCATGTTCTCTCTGCTTGGCCTGTACGACCTGAGTCAAGTTGCTCCTGATGCAGCCGTTCGCAACCAAGCTGCTCTGTGGTTCCGACGCGGCACGGACACTTTGGAGACGATATTGCCGCTCTTTGACATGGATGGCATCAGCGCCTACGACTTGGGCTACCTAACATATGACCGCCCAGTGCCTCATATGAGCGCTTCGTACCACATCGTCCATATTTATTTGCTGCACGCCATGAACGATGTCACCAACAACGCTGTGCTTGAGAAATACGAACGCATCTGGCGCGAAGACATCAACCAGTAGTTCCAGCCTTAAAGCCCCACGCCACCCCGCCCCCAAGCGGGGTTTTTTCTTACCCCCACACCCTCCCGGCAGGCGTGGGGCCTTCGCTTATGCCGGGGCTAAGGAGGTGCTTATGCGCCTATATTTCACCCTCGCGGCCCTGCTGATTCCCAGCGGGGCCGCTGCCATTCCGCCTGTGCCTGCCTTGCCGCCCCCGACCGGGCTGATGGCGCAGGCCCGCCCCGCGCCGTCCCTCTGCCGCGTCACCGCCAGTGCCCGCGAGACGGTGCTGCCCGGTTTTTATCTGGTCACCGTCCGCCTGCGCCCCGAGTGCCCGCCAGGCACCGTAGCCGACGTGCGCCTGGAGAGCTACATCGGGGGGACGTACCCACGTGTGGGCTTTCAGCGCATCACGAAGGCTGCCCCCTTGATCCGCTCCGGCATCCCCTGGTGGTGGCGGGTCGGCTGGCGCGCGCAGTCTGGCACTGTCTACCCACTCGTGATCCCCGGAATGAGGCCACCCCGATGAACAGGAGCCCCCATGCAGCAACCCGACACCCCTCCGGCCTCGCCGTTCACCGGCCTGGACCTGCAGGTCGTGGCCTACGCGGCCTTCATGTCCACCCTGGTCAGCATCTTGATGACGGCACGGACCCGCAACGCCCAGAGCGCCAGGGGCCTGCCACTCACTCCCTGGCGCACACTGATCCCCGACGTGCTGATCGGGACCATTACCGGCACCCTGCTGGCGCTGGGTCTGCCACCCCATTTCCCCTGGCTGAACAATGTCAGCGGGATTGGCTTTCTCGCTGGTGCCGGCGGTGTGCTAGGTCCCAAACTCTGGGATCTGATCAGCCGCGACGGGATGGGGCTGCTGCTGGGCTATCTCAGCACCGCTCTGGCCGGCCCCCTCTCCACCCTGGCCGAAGCCGCGCAGGCCAAGGCCACCCCCACCACCCCTACGGAGGCAGGTGACCATGATGAAGACCCACAACACCGCCCACCCCCAACCGCGCAGTGAACGCCTCAGTGGTTGGGCCAGGGCCTATCAGCCCAACGACCCCCCCTTTACCCGCTGGCATGCCCTGGGGCTGGTGGTCGCCCTGCTGCTGGCCCTGGGCACGCAGTACGCGCCTGGACTGCTGGCAGACGTGGGGCGCGTCCCCGTGCTGAGTGGCTTACCCGACGCCGCGGTATACGCCCGGATGACGACCCTGTTCCTGATCGGGGTGGCGTTGTTCTTGGCCCGCTCGATGCATGGCCTGACAGCCGTGATTCTCTGGGGTGCCTTGATCGGGATCAGCCTGCGCCTGGGCGAAGTGCGGATGACCGGCGAGCCGCTGACCGTGGCCTTTGCTGCCGTGCTGCTGGCCGTGAGCCTGATTGCTGTGCGGGTCATTCTGCGCCCGAATGAGACTGACACCATTGCTGAGCAGCGCCGCCGCATCGAGCAGCTTGAGGGGCAACTGCAGCGGTACGGTATCCAGCCCCCCCAGGAGGACTCCCATGATCACCGCTGAACTACTCCGGCAACTCAACCCGAAGCTCACCGCTCAACAAGCCGACACCGCCGCCCACGCTCTCCAGCAGGCGGCGGTTCGCTTTGACATCACCACGCCCCTACGCCTGGCGCACTTCCTGGCGCAGCTGGGCCACGAGTCCGGCTTCCTGCCCCAGGGCGAGAACCTAAACTACTCCGCCAGCGGTCTGGCCAACACCTGGCCGCACCGCTACAGCAACGGCAAACGCGATGCGCGGGGCCGGTGGCTGCCCAATAGCCTGGCCCTCCAGCTGCACCGTAAGCCTCAGGCCATTGCCGACCACTGCTACGCAAACCGCATGGGCAACGGCAGCCCGGCCAGCGGTGACGGCTGGCGCTACCGGGGTCGGGGCCTCATCCAGCTGACGGGCCGAGCCAACTACGCCGAAACCGGCGCCCGCCTCGGCATCAACCTGGTACAGGAACCGGACCTACTGCTGCAGCCGACCTA
The sequence above is a segment of the Deinococcus radiophilus genome. Coding sequences within it:
- a CDS encoding O-antigen ligase family protein; amino-acid sequence: MRRLRRDYVGLLVMLTMLILGGYLQTTNVPYADYKITWFGLAVVMGTLAALRGVNSKEMLLAMVGVNGLLLLQYLSVFGSRDWILIGETYQYLSLIAGFCAVYWLNRTDKLTWWGAALAALNIFVLLNSGSRTPLLGVGAVLLYQSLFNRDARPLLLIAAASAIALTYVDYTEFRLFQRLSYLSEDTLDGSSLARLDFWQLTLDAPQTFFSSLFGHGTGMWPANILSSDEGYPHNIFLEFFYEHGLLGLLVMGYVTYLLLSARNSVFKYLGLYFLVFLQLSGGLESMRWFMLFFALALHHTGENEA
- a CDS encoding D-glucuronyl C5-epimerase family protein, with the translated sequence MRKALSIAAGSLLLALSTACGAQALPASSQPTSPAALGFDISTAEVRAEVQKTRDEHFKVNTKVEWSFVPGGYTARGNYLNYAIKFRDRKYDHIRYDENGLPERIYGDAYYKTPVLIAQHGLTGHARLVTNTPAEQAQYAKTDYRDMVNSADWLITSQNAKGCFEYHSPFRYYLSKTAYEPGWISGMAQGQGMSLLARTFDVTKDVKYINAAKRAMDCMVLSVDQGGTREDLGAVKPEWSNKVIFEEYLADPPGYTLNGFMFSLLGLYDLSQVAPDAAVRNQAALWFRRGTDTLETILPLFDMDGISAYDLGYLTYDRPVPHMSASYHIVHIYLLHAMNDVTNNAVLEKYERIWREDINQ
- a CDS encoding glycoside hydrolase family 19 protein, giving the protein MITAELLRQLNPKLTAQQADTAAHALQQAAVRFDITTPLRLAHFLAQLGHESGFLPQGENLNYSASGLANTWPHRYSNGKRDARGRWLPNSLALQLHRKPQAIADHCYANRMGNGSPASGDGWRYRGRGLIQLTGRANYAETGARLGINLVQEPDLLLQPTYSAMAAGDFWTARGLNALADRDDVLGITRRINGGTNGLPHRQQLLAKAKRVLAQQREPQVLLVPMGGGDPVLWDGAAQYASQDLRELVPQLRQVYPSPGGPWEYGGVLRVWVRQSGDLVLERLPVDPTKDVPALPPKK